Part of the Nicotiana sylvestris chromosome 5, ASM39365v2, whole genome shotgun sequence genome is shown below.
TTTCTTCACCATGACTCCAcattcttctatgatttctcgtatgAAATGATATCGAACATCAATGtgtttcgtccttgcatgataaacttggttctttgctaattgaatagcactttgactatcacaaaaaatagtgatacttttttgtccaacaccaagctcttttagcaacccctgaagccaaattgcctccttcacagcctctgtaatagccatgtactctgcctctgttgtagacaaagcaactgttgactgcaagtagacttccaactaactggtgcctttgcaaaagtaaacacataaccagtagttgatcttcgtttgtccagatcacccgcaaaatctgagtcacaatatccaactacagactgattgtcttcctgctcaaaaactaacccgacatctacagtattatgaatataccgtagaatccacttcacagcttgccaatgctccttccctggattgtgcatatatctgctaataactccaacagcttgtgaaatgtcaggccttgtgcaaaccattgcatacatcaagctaccaacaacatttgcgtatggtacctttgacatatactctcgttcagcttcatccattggcgacatagtagtacttagcttaaaatgggaagcaagtggagtactaactggcttagtcttgtcatctatgccaaaacgttgaagtactctcttcaaatattccttttgagataaacagagtttctttgaacgtctatctctaattatctccatgccaagaattttctttgcctcacccaaatccttcatctcgaactccttcttcagttgaatcttcaacttatcaatttcttccgaattcttggaagctatcaacatatcatcaacatataggagaagatatacaaaggaaccatctttaagcttgtgcaaatacacacaatgatcgtatttgcttctcttgtacccttgccgcaacataaactcgtcaaatcgcttgtaccattgtctagaagattgtttcaatccgtacaacgatttttcaagtttgcacaccatattttcttttccagcaactttgaatccttctggctgagtcatgtagatttcctcctccaagtttccatgtaaaaacgcagtttttacatccatctgaactagttccaaatccaattgtgctaccaaagccaacataattctaatggaggaatgttttacaactggagaaaacacttcattgtaatcaattccctccttttgagcatatcctttggccaccaatcttgctttgtagcgaacatctacttggttaggaaatccttccttctttgcaaatacccatttgcacccaattgctttctttcccttcgggagattggccaatctccatgtatgattctgatgaagggactgtatttcatcattcatggcaatcctccacttatcttcttctgaactttggacagcgtctttataagtagtaggaacatcatcagctacaattgaggttgcacaagcaaccgtctctatgagacgaacaggtttcgttattgttctttttggcctgctggttgctattgattcaagttgttgttgaggttcgtgagttggaatctccctctATACTGGCTTTTCTTCCAGgggataatcttcatttgtttcctcctctgcttcttgtgtaggaaaaataaattttccctcaaactccacctgcttagaagcaccctcattttgtttggtatcttcttttaccttatttaccatagcagattcatcaaaggtaacatccctgctgaatattactttctttgtcataggacaccataagcgatatcctttgactccagaagtaatccccataaaaatagccttctttgcccttggatccaattttgattctatcacatgataatatgcagttgagccaaatatgtgcaaagagtcataatctacagcaggctttctataccatttttcaaatggtgtcttgccatcaatagcagcagatggtagacgattaatgaggtggcatgcatatgtaactgcctcagcccaaaattctttgcccaagccaggattggacaacatacaccgtaccttctccagcaaggtccggttcatacgttctgccacttcattctgttgtggtgtatgtttgacagtgaagtgtcggacgatgccatcattttcacaaaccttattgaaatgatcatttttgtattcacctccattgtctgtgcgaatacacttgatcctcctgcctgtttgattctccaccatcattttccatttgagaaaaattcccaacactttaTCTTTGCTCTttattgtatacacccacactcttcgggaaaaatcatcaacaaaggttacaaaatagtgcttcccacccaatgaaggtgttttggaaggaccccaaacgtcagagtgtacataatccaaaataccttttagtattatggattgttgtaccaaatttaacccttgtctgcttccctttgacacaatgctcgcaaaactccaagttgcaagcctttacttcttttaacaatccttgatctgataaagTTTTCAAGGATTTACGTCCAGCATGTCCCAAGTGCATGTACCATAGCCTGGTTGCTCCTGCCTCTTTTTCGttactggatgttactgtcgctgtcccaataactgtactaccgcgataacggtacatattatttttcttccgattggccttcattaccactagtgcaccggagcatactctcatcactccattttctgcaatgattttgaacccttttgattctagggctcccacagagatgagattcttcttcaaatccggtacatatcgaacatctgttaatgttctgatcattccatcatggttccttaatcgtattgaaccaatgccatatgaggtaagagggctgttatccgctgtgtggatgactccatattctccttcttgaaattccacaaaccagtccctgttgggacacatatgatggctacaagccgagtccatcaaccatatgtctgatgatgttaatgactctgttgtaactaatgagaagtctgaatcatcacaatcagctacatttgaatccataatggcctttccattgttatgtttggccttattcttcaacttcggacagtctttcttctggtgtcccttttctcgacaaaaggcacattcatctttgctgggtctagatcttgacttggatcttcctttctttgtcctcatttgattttgaggacgacccctcacaaccagtgcttttccttctccgcccttttgtttatctccctttctttgttcatagctgtacaaagccgaacaaacttctctgagagaaatttcgtcatttccatggagtagagtagtttcaaggtgctcgtactcatcaggaagtgacgccaacaacatcaaggccaagtcaccatcatcataagttgtatccatattttgcaaatctgtgaccaacttattgaaactggtgatatgttcattcatcgtggtaccaggaacataggtgaagtgaaacagtctcttcttcatgtacaatttattttgactgtttttcttcaaaaatttatcctccagtgctttccataatttacttgcagaagtttcctttgtgtatggatatttctgctctctagcaaggtaggatcgaatggtaccgcaagcaacacggttgataattctccaatcttcttctccaataacatctggtttcttttcttcaatggccagatctagcccttgttgaaaaaggacatctagaacctcgccttgccacatcccaaaatgtccggacccgtcaaaaatttctaccgcaaatttcgcatttgacacaattcttgtcataagcgaagatgccaatgatgacgtattgttgacacttgatgtagattcttcttgtttattgtctcccatctttgacacaaatattatttaatagctgacgacacaaatcaagattatttcctttctggtgtggaagatcagactaagctgcaaccacagagcatactcagacagaaccttgactcagttaccaagataaatcttttctgatgtggaagatcagactatgctgcaaccacagagcatacttagacagtaccttggctctgataccaattgttgcggaagccaaatgtatatagtgtgaataagtcacaactactataccaaaaattatgacagccaccaaataataaataagacaataaagcaacaataaagggaacaccagaatttacgaggttcggctaattttgcctactcctcggacacaaccaatattttattccactccaaaaatacaagtgaaataatactaaagagagaagatacaaatgccttaaacagatgagaaggcaaatgagaggtgtgtctcaatcctaaacattaggccttcttttataggggaaaaatcccctccaaacttaactcccaaccaatgtgggactttggcattttgccaaacttcaacaaatctccaccttggcaaaatttaTACATGCTTAAATAATCTGATGGCTTATATGTAAACTTGATTTGTATAAGCATCTATCTATTGAGTAATTGTACTTGATTTTTTTATGGATTTTCCCCGTTCTAAATGTTCAATTAGTGAAGAATCAGCAAGCTGAGTATGATATATACAATAAATCCGATATGGCTCCGAGTTAACTGGTCTTTGGCTCTGTGCGGCGGAGGAGAAACTTACTCATCAGACTTCTCCATCTGCGACTGAGATTGCAAAATTTAGCCATTGGAAGCCTATAAGCAATTAGGCTTATATTGCCTTCTATTGTTTCTAATACCTCAGCAGTCATTTGCTCTTCTCTTCTGGTCTTGGACAAACACAACCAGGGAAAGGATTTGCATAGAAATTTTCCTCCAATTTTGGTGAATCACCAACAACTCTAGCATTTGGTGCTCCTGTCCTGTTTACATGTAAGCCCCTAACTTGAGTCGCAAATTCTTCCCAAGTTAGCTTCTTGTTGTCCATTTCATCAATAAGTCTAACAATATTTTTCCTGAAAGAAGTCTAACATGTCAAAGAAAGAACAGAAAACAAGTGAACAAAACTATTTAACTATAGCACAGGCAAGCAAGAAAATAAATTGTACGAATTGACCATTGATTTTACGTACTTGTCAGGATTGATGGTTTTCCGAAAGCCTTCAAATAGACGATGACCACGAACAGCTTTGGCCATATTCCCGTCATAGGTGTAGAGGAAAACATCACTGTGAAGAGCTATAATATAGTCTAGTGCAGCAAGCTGATTATGCCTTTGCATAAAAGGTTCCAACTCTTGCTCTGTTGCCAAATTGGAATGGGAATATATATTTGGGTACCTTTCTTGAAGAACCTTCAATCCATTTTGGCCAAAAATCTCTCCTGCAACTATGCAGATTTTAGTGTTGGATGGATATCCCATTGCCTCGAGAAACAAGGCAGCCTCTCGAGGTGTCATTGGGCACCCCCCTTGTAGCCGCTTTTCTGTTCCATTTATCCTTTTCTCTTTCCAGTGCTTGGTTTTGTACCTTAATTTTCGAAGATCCTCAGATTCCTTTCTGGTAAGGTTGTGATTGCAGCCTGTGAAAGCCAGCATATCTTTCTCATATCTGTCATGAATGTAACTCTCTAGTTACTAACGAAGATCGATAGTATATATGTACCCTTACAACTTGTGCTCTTAAAGGTGTCATGACATTTCTATGGCTATAAGAGCACAGTTAAAGAGTTTCCAAAGAGTAGAAATGTGTCACTCTTCTTGGAATAGACTAACTAGACAGAAAAGAGTATCATATAAAATGGAAAAGATGGAGGGGTGTGAATTTTCAAGATTCTTGTTTTTGTACCTCAAATGGAGAGCTATATACGGTTCACCATTTTCCCAGAGTCTGTTTACTAACTTTTTTCCAAGTTGTTCAATTTCCTCAGTAAAACGAAGTGCTTCATACATGGCATGGCAGCGGAGTTTTTGGATAAAATCTGGGATGGCATTGTTAGCGAGTCGTGAATCAGTATGAGTGAATTCTATTACTTTGTGTCTCTTCAATAGCTTCAGAATCTCTCTGTTGTAGTAACTGGCCTGCACAAAACCAACAATTGTTACTTTAGATATATATCAGCCAAGCAGAAACACACCATCCATATTTAATTTATCTGAAGCGTGCCTTTGACCAAGAAACAGGTGCCTTCATAAGAGGTTTCACATTTGCAAGACTTGGAGGAAGAGACTCCAGTACTTCAATGTCATCTTCCAAAGCTCTTATGAAATGCTTCCTGTTAAATATATCTTTGAATTCACTGTAAAAAAAAGGATCAGTGGTAAGATGCATGCAATTCTCTTCATTTGAGATGCAGTAGAATATTGGAAGTACATTAATTTTTCACCTAGGATCTGTCCAAAAGGATTTGTGATCTAACAAGGGAACAACCAAGCTGGCATTCATTAGTTTTGCTACCGCTACCATATCGCTTATCTGCAACAAAGTTTAGCAAAAACATGAGCTATTACTAATTTTCACTAAAGGATTTAAGTTATAAATATTGTCAAATGATAGATTTTTTTAACCTATTAGCTTGCATCAAAGTCTACACTTCATTCGTGTATGCATGAAAAAATCAGTATGTATGCGGATTAATTAGCTTAGAAAGTTCTAAACTATTTATCCTCTGAATAATTCATGATAAAACTCAATAGGCTATAATTTACCACTTTTGAGCTTTTTTCACTTCAAAAGTACTACTCATACagttgatttaattgattttCACTCTCGACTCACGGATATTAGAACTTACGGATAAAAAGCACCCAGGTGCGgactataaataaataaaagatgaaaTTGATTTATATTCACTGTACAAAGAATTTTAATTTTAAGAGCTCTAATATGACTGGTTGTAGCTGCAGGTTATCTATCCTCTTTTCTTGGTCATAATTATGCTCAATGCAGATGGTTAGCAATAGTTAATTTAAAACACACATATTGTGTAAAGTATATTACCTATAACTCATATAGAAGCACCAATAACTCAAAAGCCAAAACCTATAATTAAACTTAAAGCTGGCAATAAAGTCTTACCCCGGTTCTCATTTGGTTTAATCCGCCATTTGCATGAACTAGAATATAACCATTGCTGATAGTTTTGTCTCCTGAGGGAGTTTCACAACTTACAGAAATCGCATAAATGAAAAGGTGTAAAATTCAATAAGCAAAGCCAAAATATTTAAGTACTTTTAAGTATACATACTTATCTCTTTAATTGGTCGAGCAATGCATTTATAATACTTATCAGTTCCAGGGTTCATCCAGATTTCACTATTCTGAGGAGAGACATCGAGCATAATCCATAATGAGTACAATATCATTCAAACATATATAGAGATACAATATTAATGTAAAAgatttcctcttttttcttttatgcaTGCATTTGATAACGGTGGGGAAAATATAATCATAAATTTGAATATTTTGACAACAAAGAAAATGGAAATTAACCTTAGCATGCATGAGGTCTCGTACTTCAAGAGAAGTACGTGGAAGTTGCAAGAAATCACGGGAACTCATCGTGGCATTGACTCTAAGAAAGAAGTGTATCAGCATAATCTTCACAAACATGGTTGAAACCATTAATAACAATAATGCTCCAAAAATCCAACGGCCCAGATATCTTCCTGGTCTCATATATCTTATTAGGGAAACCGTTCTAGTTCTATGCTGATGATGACCAAGCTGGTGGAGGTTTTGTGCGGTAAAATCAACTTTTCCATTGCCATTTTCCTCTGCGTATTCGACAAAATCCACTGGTCTCCGACGAGTCTTGATGGTGGCAGTCAACGGGCTGGTACGACAATTTTCACCACCAGGCAtcattaatatatatatttatttggtgttggggggggggggggggggacattTCCATGTTACGTTGTTCACTCTGCCATTTCCCCACTTTTGTTTGgttttttcatttcttctcttttgtgAGTAATGGCTCCGCTTTATGAGGCAAAGCAACCAATGTTAAAATCTAATAAACGGTAATTAAGAATTCATGTTGAGTGGTGGAGTAAGTAGTTTCTTCTTgcattattttgttttattttattttttgttttcgaGAAAGTAGAAAGGGCGCGTAATTTCTTATAAGGAGGAGAAGAtggaaactttaaaaaaaaaaaaacccgtaTAAAATAGGAAGAGTCAAAAAAATGAATAGCACCGAGAGCCAATACATTTTCTATTATATAGAAGAGAGAAGAGGAGGTCGACCAAGGGCATTATTGTCATTTCAAAAATATAACTGCATTGGTTGCTTGTATAATAGGCTCAAAAATTTGATTGTGTTATGatgaatatcacattatggtggatgtctactcttcttccatgatcttcatctaaaatgcttaatgacatattcaatgacataatttgtatgttcaatgacatatttcatgacatattttcttcactttttatgcctatataaaggccttgtaatagataggaaaaatacacaattgaagaagaaaatctcttcattctctctatctctatttcttgttcatgttttactaaattgcttttattttataacacgttatcagcacgaagctctaattttattcttaactccagctaagttgagccatattttattgaggtatgtatcattataatcattttatttatggcagtacatatatCATATGCTTAATTCTTACAACCTAAATTTTTCTTTGCAATTTTTGATAATTTACATCATTCATGTTGTTGTtccctttttcatatttttgtttatcatGTTGTTTTTCACACCTGACACAATACCATTAAAAAAAATGTATGCATATGTATGTAGTGTATACATTATCTAGTCACTGCAACTAATAAAACGTTAAATTCtattaacatatatatatatatata
Proteins encoded:
- the LOC104246516 gene encoding O-fucosyltransferase 19-like, with translation MMPGGENCRTSPLTATIKTRRRPVDFVEYAEENGNGKVDFTAQNLHQLGHHQHRTRTVSLIRYMRPGRYLGRWIFGALLLLMVSTMFVKIMLIHFFLRVNATMSSRDFLQLPRTSLEVRDLMHAKNSEIWMNPGTDKYYKCIARPIKEIRDKTISNGYILVHANGGLNQMRTGISDMVAVAKLMNASLVVPLLDHKSFWTDPSEFKDIFNRKHFIRALEDDIEVLESLPPSLANVKPLMKAPVSWSKASYYNREILKLLKRHKVIEFTHTDSRLANNAIPDFIQKLRCHAMYEALRFTEEIEQLGKKLVNRLWENGEPYIALHLRYEKDMLAFTGCNHNLTRKESEDLRKLRYKTKHWKEKRINGTEKRLQGGCPMTPREAALFLEAMGYPSNTKICIVAGEIFGQNGLKVLQERYPNIYSHSNLATEQELEPFMQRHNQLAALDYIIALHSDVFLYTYDGNMAKAVRGHRLFEGFRKTINPDKKNIVRLIDEMDNKKLTWEEFATQVRGLHVNRTGAPNARVVGDSPKLEENFYANPFPGCVCPRPEEKSK